A portion of the Blastopirellula sediminis genome contains these proteins:
- a CDS encoding tetratricopeptide repeat protein: MQDRLQRAVACYSRGLLPEALRHVEAALADGDVAADALELKGVILQMQGEHHLALRPLLEAQKLQPLSMAAQLAIAECYCESGDIEEAREIYYALAERYDFPTSLLSSLAEGLGRLQEFELAKRVCETAVRRNPESHSALYGVVFYMTRAGEPAEKSIPLVERLIDLAPRIFRYRISLATLYCILEEWEKAYLAIADATTKELYSVDCTCCIARLVGLFEKFGDQERSAFCRRRLLEIASE, from the coding sequence ATGCAAGATCGCTTACAACGCGCCGTGGCGTGCTACAGCCGGGGTCTGTTGCCCGAGGCGCTTCGTCATGTCGAAGCGGCGCTCGCCGACGGAGACGTCGCCGCCGATGCGCTCGAGTTGAAAGGGGTGATCCTGCAAATGCAGGGAGAACACCACTTGGCGCTAAGACCTCTGCTCGAAGCCCAAAAGCTGCAGCCTCTTTCGATGGCGGCGCAGCTGGCGATCGCCGAATGCTATTGCGAGTCGGGCGACATCGAAGAAGCGCGTGAGATCTATTACGCATTGGCCGAGCGTTACGACTTTCCGACGTCCCTCCTCTCGTCGCTGGCCGAAGGACTTGGCCGTTTGCAAGAGTTTGAGCTGGCGAAGCGAGTCTGCGAAACGGCCGTTCGCCGAAATCCGGAGAGTCATTCCGCCCTGTACGGCGTCGTCTTCTACATGACGCGAGCCGGGGAACCTGCGGAAAAGTCGATCCCGCTGGTCGAACGCTTGATCGACCTGGCGCCGCGTATCTTTCGCTATCGAATTTCGCTGGCGACCCTCTACTGCATCTTGGAAGAATGGGAGAAAGCGTACCTGGCGATCGCCGACGCGACGACCAAAGAGCTCTATTCGGTCGACTGCACCTGCTGCATTGCACGGCTGGTCGGGCTGTTTGAGAAATTCGGCGACCAGGAACGATCCGCCTTTTGCCGACGCCGGCTCTTAGAAATCGCTAGTGAGTAG
- a CDS encoding methyltransferase family protein — MPTNQTSTPDQSPQGINRRQLILRLACLPVFFALFMFLPAGTWTWPKGWLFILVLLGIILVGSLILQRVNPEVIVARRRIHKGTKPWDKILLWLYVTTTLAAVPVAALDESRYHWFPVPWWVCGIGYAVLLAGCGIVTWAEGVNKFFEITVRIQTDRGHTVIDKGPYAIIRHPGYVGAIFTAIGVALSLGSLWALIPAGVASIVLIVRTEWEDQTLQDELTGYKEYAQRVRYKQIPGVW, encoded by the coding sequence ATGCCGACAAATCAAACATCAACCCCAGATCAATCGCCACAAGGAATCAACCGCCGGCAACTGATTCTGCGACTAGCCTGCCTGCCTGTATTCTTCGCCCTGTTCATGTTTCTTCCCGCAGGAACATGGACGTGGCCGAAAGGCTGGCTGTTCATCCTCGTTCTATTGGGCATCATTTTGGTGGGGTCGCTGATTCTTCAGCGTGTGAATCCCGAAGTCATCGTTGCCAGAAGACGCATCCACAAAGGAACAAAACCTTGGGACAAGATTCTGCTCTGGCTTTACGTTACGACGACCTTGGCTGCCGTACCCGTTGCGGCTTTGGATGAGAGCCGGTACCACTGGTTCCCGGTTCCTTGGTGGGTTTGCGGCATCGGCTACGCTGTGCTGCTTGCGGGGTGTGGAATCGTCACTTGGGCCGAGGGAGTGAACAAGTTCTTTGAAATCACCGTGCGGATTCAGACAGACCGCGGGCATACGGTGATCGACAAAGGCCCCTATGCCATCATTCGTCATCCCGGCTATGTCGGGGCGATTTTCACTGCAATTGGCGTGGCACTATCGTTAGGGTCTTTGTGGGCTTTGATTCCTGCGGGTGTTGCCTCAATCGTGTTGATCGTACGGACCGAGTGGGAGGACCAAACTTTGCAGGATGAATTGACCGGGTACAAAGAATACGCTCAGAGAGTCCGGTACAAGCAGATTCCGGGCGTCTGGTAA
- a CDS encoding DUF2071 domain-containing protein — protein sequence MRIPTITGTIDRRILVNYRVDPDTLAKLLPSPFRPKLVHGFGMAGICLIRLKNIVPRPLPGFLGISSENAAHRFAVEWDQNGQTHQGVYIPRRDTSSRLNAFAGGRLFPGVHHHARFRVDEQEERYRLDLDSDDQKTHVAVQASIAAELPTNSIFSSLQEASDFFESGCVGYSDAAQTNEYDGLELRSFNWEVQPLKIERVESSYFEDQNLFPMGSIELDSALLMRGIQHEWIGRESLKSDPAVDCMTLP from the coding sequence ATGCGAATTCCAACCATCACCGGCACGATCGACCGTCGAATCTTGGTCAATTATCGCGTCGATCCCGACACGCTCGCCAAGCTCCTTCCGTCCCCGTTTCGACCGAAGCTGGTCCACGGCTTCGGCATGGCCGGGATTTGTCTGATTCGCCTGAAGAACATTGTGCCGCGACCATTGCCCGGCTTTCTGGGCATCTCTTCCGAAAATGCCGCCCATCGATTTGCGGTCGAATGGGATCAAAACGGGCAAACGCACCAAGGGGTCTACATTCCGCGACGAGACACCTCGTCTCGGCTAAACGCTTTCGCGGGAGGCAGACTGTTTCCTGGCGTTCATCATCACGCACGGTTCCGAGTTGACGAGCAGGAAGAACGCTACCGTCTTGATCTCGACAGCGACGATCAAAAAACGCACGTCGCGGTCCAAGCTTCGATTGCCGCGGAGTTGCCGACCAACTCCATATTTTCTTCGCTACAGGAGGCGTCGGACTTTTTTGAATCCGGCTGTGTTGGTTACTCGGATGCGGCCCAAACCAACGAGTACGACGGACTGGAACTTCGATCCTTCAATTGGGAAGTCCAACCACTGAAAATCGAGCGGGTCGAATCGAGCTATTTTGAGGATCAAAACCTCTTTCCAATGGGATCGATCGAGCTTGATTCGGCGCTGTTAATGCGAGGCATCCAACACGAATGGATTGGGAGAGAATCGCTCAAATCGGACCCGGCCGTTGATTGCATGACGTTACCCTAA
- a CDS encoding cupin domain-containing protein: MTTEDFQIRQLADELQPPESGKQSIVLADDAITKVVLFAFAAGDGLAEHVAPLPAIIQIIKGEASLTVNEETVVGKSGTWIQMAAKTPHSVKAQTPVVMSLTLMKK, encoded by the coding sequence ATGACCACTGAAGATTTCCAAATCCGGCAACTCGCCGACGAACTCCAGCCGCCCGAGTCCGGCAAGCAGAGCATCGTGCTCGCCGACGATGCCATTACAAAAGTTGTATTGTTCGCCTTCGCCGCTGGTGACGGACTCGCTGAACACGTTGCTCCACTGCCAGCGATTATCCAGATCATCAAGGGTGAAGCTTCACTGACGGTCAACGAGGAGACCGTGGTAGGCAAGTCGGGCACATGGATTCAGATGGCTGCCAAAACGCCGCACAGCGTCAAAGCCCAAACGCCTGTGGTGATGTCGCTGACGTTGATGAAGAAGTAG
- a CDS encoding tetratricopeptide repeat protein — protein sequence MVDYYALAADRFRQGRSGQALHVLGRIRDQWDADGRCWELAGQIHFDLGDLSAAAAALEIAAILLPLSAAAQCRLAECYLRTQRPDLAACIYRHLATIENLDEADAVDTVRGLLRVDAIGEGVELGLLTLRRFRENHRLLMLVADGLERSGLGPQAALPMLLQAERLQPKNLHYKIAVIKRLVEAGRRLDAVRRLRVIEVESLDCVASLQRLRLLLAACGEEERAEACHARLAQIEYETVSSYRPSDEEDGDD from the coding sequence ATGGTCGATTATTACGCGCTTGCTGCGGATCGGTTTCGCCAGGGACGAAGCGGTCAGGCACTGCATGTGCTTGGCCGAATTCGGGACCAGTGGGATGCCGATGGTCGCTGCTGGGAGTTAGCCGGGCAGATTCATTTCGACCTGGGCGACTTGTCGGCGGCCGCCGCAGCGCTCGAAATCGCCGCGATTCTCCTTCCTCTCTCGGCGGCGGCTCAGTGCCGTCTGGCCGAATGTTACCTCCGCACGCAGCGTCCGGATCTGGCGGCCTGCATCTACCGGCATCTGGCGACGATCGAGAATCTCGATGAGGCGGATGCGGTCGATACGGTGCGCGGCTTACTGCGGGTCGACGCGATTGGAGAAGGAGTGGAGCTTGGACTTTTGACGCTCCGCCGTTTTCGGGAAAACCATCGGCTGCTGATGTTGGTCGCCGACGGCCTGGAACGATCGGGACTTGGTCCCCAAGCGGCGCTCCCGATGTTGCTGCAGGCCGAACGTCTGCAGCCGAAGAATCTCCACTACAAGATCGCGGTGATCAAGCGGTTGGTCGAAGCGGGGCGGCGTCTGGACGCCGTTCGCCGGTTGCGAGTCATCGAGGTCGAGTCGCTCGACTGCGTCGCTTCGCTGCAACGGTTACGACTGCTGTTGGCGGCTTGCGGCGAAGAGGAGCGAGCCGAAGCGTGTCATGCCCGCTTGGCGCAGATCGAATACGAGACGGTTTCGTCGTACCGACCGAGCGACGAAGAGGATGGCGACGACTAA
- a CDS encoding GNAT family N-acetyltransferase: MILQTERLVLRGWNDADLAHFAELNADPLVMEFFPALLSRVESDAMAMRMQRHLDQYGWGLWAVEVRETGLFAGFIGLAEPKFQADFTPCVEIGWRLGTPFWRKGYATEGAAAVLAFGFGELGLGEIVSFTTESNWRSRRVMERIGMTRDPTGDFDHPSLPGESHLRRHVLYRKAANRI; this comes from the coding sequence ATGATCTTGCAGACGGAACGCCTGGTTCTCAGGGGGTGGAATGACGCCGACCTGGCGCACTTCGCGGAACTCAATGCCGATCCCCTGGTCATGGAATTCTTCCCGGCGCTGTTAAGCAGGGTCGAAAGTGACGCGATGGCCATGCGAATGCAGAGGCACCTAGATCAGTACGGCTGGGGGCTGTGGGCCGTCGAGGTGCGCGAAACAGGTTTATTCGCGGGATTCATTGGACTAGCAGAGCCGAAGTTCCAAGCCGACTTCACTCCCTGCGTTGAAATTGGTTGGCGTCTGGGAACGCCATTCTGGCGAAAAGGGTATGCGACAGAAGGGGCGGCGGCCGTCCTCGCGTTTGGTTTCGGCGAACTCGGACTTGGCGAAATCGTCTCGTTCACGACCGAGTCCAATTGGCGTTCTCGTCGCGTCATGGAACGAATCGGCATGACCCGCGATCCGACTGGCGACTTTGATCATCCGAGTTTGCCGGGTGAGTCACATCTCCGCCGCCATGTCCTTTATCGCAAGGCTGCGAACCGCATCTAG
- the purQ gene encoding phosphoribosylformylglycinamidine synthase I codes for MATPKALILRAPGTNCDRETAFAFQLAGGQAERVHLNRLLDQPSLAEGFQILCLPGGFSYGDDIAAGRIVGSQIRHHLDDVLREFIDAGKLVLGICNGFQILLKSGILLPDSDDGHPPATLAWNESQRFVDRWVHLKTFGDKCVFLKDIEKMYLPVAHAEGRFAARDAAMLKSLETAGQLALRYTNAAGGEAAFPDCPNGAQLGVAGACDATGRVFGLMPHPERHLDPTHHPRWTRGEAGEVGDGLKIFQNAVQYFA; via the coding sequence ATGGCGACTCCCAAGGCCTTGATCCTGCGAGCCCCCGGCACCAATTGCGATCGCGAAACGGCGTTTGCGTTTCAGCTTGCCGGCGGCCAGGCCGAGCGCGTTCACCTGAACCGCTTGCTCGATCAGCCGAGCCTGGCCGAAGGCTTTCAGATTCTCTGCCTGCCCGGCGGATTCAGCTACGGCGACGATATCGCCGCCGGCCGCATCGTCGGTAGCCAGATTCGTCATCACCTGGATGACGTGCTGCGTGAGTTCATCGACGCCGGCAAGCTGGTCCTGGGGATCTGCAACGGCTTCCAGATCTTGCTGAAGTCCGGGATCCTGCTTCCTGACTCCGACGACGGCCACCCGCCGGCGACCTTGGCCTGGAACGAGTCGCAGCGGTTCGTCGATCGCTGGGTTCACCTGAAGACCTTCGGCGACAAGTGCGTCTTCCTCAAAGACATTGAAAAGATGTACCTACCGGTCGCGCATGCCGAAGGACGCTTTGCCGCTCGCGACGCCGCGATGCTGAAGTCGCTCGAAACGGCCGGGCAACTGGCTCTCCGCTACACCAACGCCGCCGGCGGAGAAGCGGCCTTCCCCGATTGCCCGAACGGCGCCCAACTGGGAGTCGCCGGAGCCTGCGACGCAACCGGCCGCGTCTTCGGCCTGATGCCGCATCCCGAACGTCACCTCGATCCGACGCATCACCCGCGCTGGACGCGCGGCGAAGCGGGGGAAGTGGGAGATGGTTTGAAGATCTTCCAGAACGCGGTGCAGTACTTCGCGTAG
- a CDS encoding L-serine ammonia-lyase, which yields MISVFELFTIGIGPSSSHSVGPMRAAHRFLADLAAAGQMEKVARVQAELYGSLALTGIGHGTDKAVLVGLEGETPEAVDPESIVPTAERIESTSKLNLAGQREIPFDCETDLLFHRRKSLPAHPNGLKFTAYDAAGAILQETAYYSIGGGFVVSEEELAKGPQPDAVKFPYPFEKAADLLRISQETGLPFSGIMLENEKSLRSEAEVREGLKKIWEAMQACVEKGLSTDGVLPGGLKIKRRAHAITKELMKRYGGANDPLSVLDWVNAFAMAVNEENAAGGRVVTAPTNGAAGIIPAVLHYYARFCPQANEDGIIRFLLTAGAIAVLYKKNASISGAEVGCQGEVGVACSMAAAALTEVLGGTPQQVEQAAEIGMEHNLGLTCDPIGGLVQAPCIERNAMGATKAINASRLALRGDGTHHVSLDRVINVMRRTGADMSKKYKETSRGGLAVNWTEC from the coding sequence ATGATCAGCGTCTTCGAGCTATTCACGATTGGAATTGGACCCTCGAGTTCTCACTCGGTCGGGCCGATGCGGGCCGCGCATCGCTTTCTGGCCGATCTCGCCGCCGCCGGCCAAATGGAAAAAGTGGCCCGCGTTCAGGCCGAACTGTACGGCTCGCTGGCTTTGACCGGCATCGGGCACGGTACCGACAAAGCGGTCCTGGTCGGACTGGAAGGGGAAACCCCCGAAGCGGTCGACCCCGAGTCGATCGTCCCGACCGCCGAGCGGATCGAATCAACCAGCAAACTGAACCTGGCTGGCCAACGCGAGATCCCGTTCGACTGCGAAACTGACCTACTGTTCCATCGCCGTAAATCGCTGCCGGCCCATCCCAACGGGCTGAAATTCACCGCGTATGACGCCGCCGGCGCCATCCTGCAGGAGACCGCCTATTACTCGATCGGCGGCGGTTTCGTCGTTTCGGAAGAAGAGCTGGCGAAAGGCCCGCAGCCCGACGCGGTGAAGTTCCCCTACCCATTTGAAAAGGCGGCCGATCTCCTCCGCATCTCGCAAGAAACCGGTCTGCCGTTCAGCGGCATCATGCTGGAGAACGAAAAGTCGCTTCGGAGCGAAGCGGAAGTTCGCGAGGGGCTAAAGAAGATCTGGGAAGCGATGCAGGCCTGCGTCGAGAAAGGCCTGTCGACCGACGGCGTCCTTCCCGGCGGATTGAAAATCAAACGCCGCGCCCACGCGATCACCAAGGAGCTGATGAAGCGCTACGGCGGCGCGAACGATCCGCTGTCGGTCCTCGACTGGGTCAACGCCTTCGCGATGGCGGTCAACGAAGAGAACGCGGCCGGCGGCCGAGTCGTCACCGCGCCGACCAATGGCGCGGCCGGCATTATCCCGGCGGTGCTTCACTACTATGCCCGCTTTTGCCCGCAGGCCAATGAAGACGGCATCATCCGCTTCCTGCTGACCGCCGGCGCGATCGCGGTTCTTTACAAGAAGAACGCGTCGATCTCCGGCGCCGAAGTTGGATGCCAGGGAGAAGTCGGCGTCGCCTGTTCGATGGCGGCCGCCGCGCTGACCGAAGTGTTGGGCGGAACGCCGCAGCAGGTCGAACAAGCGGCTGAAATCGGGATGGAGCACAATCTCGGTCTGACCTGCGATCCGATCGGCGGCCTGGTGCAAGCTCCCTGCATCGAACGGAACGCGATGGGCGCCACCAAAGCGATCAACGCGTCGCGACTTGCACTGCGCGGCGACGGCACGCATCACGTGTCGCTCGACCGCGTCATCAACGTCATGCGCCGCACCGGCGCCGACATGTCGAAGAAGTACAAAGAAACGTCCCGCGGCGGTTTGGCGGTCAACTGGACCGAGTGCTAG